One Elaeis guineensis isolate ETL-2024a chromosome 10, EG11, whole genome shotgun sequence genomic window carries:
- the LOC105034370 gene encoding AT-hook motif nuclear-localized protein 20 — translation MGGVDPVITSPTSASPLHLRNFTNSHLSPHRPDQDINPTTTNSSGSNNHPNDDEANADDQSPDNGFDVAEAGSAGGGASGRRPRGRPPGSKNKPKPPIIITRESPNALRSHVLEIASGTDIMDAIAVFARRRQRGVSILSGSGVVTDVTLRQPAAPPGAVVTLHGRFEILSLSGAFLPAPSPPGATGLTVYLAGGQGQVVGGRVMGELVASGPVMVIAATFTNAIYERLPLGDEEAEAAAAEVAAPGGAEGMATLQQSPPGGHGSASQQSSFGGLAAVDPSSMPALYNLPPNLLPNGQMPHEVFGAWASAAPRPPPSY, via the coding sequence ATGGGAGGTGTCGACCCGGTCATCACCTCTCCGACCTCGGCCTCTCCTCTCCACCTCCGCAACTTCACCAACTCCCACCTCAGTCCTCATCGGCCGGACCAAGACATCAACCCCACCACCACCAACAGCAGCGGCAGCAACAACCACCCCAACGACGACGAAGCCAACGCCGACGACCAGTCCCCAGACAATGGTTTCGATGTCGCTGAGGCCGGATCCGCAGGCGGAGGTGCCTCCGGCCGCCGCCCCCGCGGCCGCCCTCCCGGATCCAAGAACAAGCCGAAGCCGCCCATTATCATCACCCGGGAGAGCCCGAATGCCCTCCGCTCCCACGTCCTGGAGATCGCTAGCGGGACCGACATCATGGACGCCATCGCCGTGTTTGCTCGCCGGCGGCAGCGCGGTGTCTCCATTCTCAGCGGCAGCGGCGTTGTGACTGACGTAACTCTCCGCCAGCCTGCGGCCCCACCGGGGGCCGTCGTCACCCTCCACGGCCGCTTCGAGATCCTCTCCCTCTCCGGGGCCTTCTTGCCGGCACCATCGCCGCCGGGAGCCACGGGGCTGACCGTGTACCTCGCCGGCGGGCAGGGGCAGGTGGTGGGGGGCAGGGTGATGGGGGAGCTGGTGGCATCGGGGCCGGTGATGGTAATCGCCGCCACGTTCACCAACGCCATCTACGAGCGGCTGCCACTGGGGGACGAGGAGGCCGAGGCGGCGGCCGCAGAGGTGGCCGCGCCCGGGGGAGCGGAGGGGATGGCAACTCTGCAGCAAAGCCCCCCGGGGGGGCACGGATCGGCGTCGCAGCAGTCATCGTTTGGAGGGTTGGCGGCGGTGGACCCGTCGTCAATGCCAGCGCTGTATAACCTGCCACCGAATCTGCTGCCCAATGGCCAGATGCCACACGAGGTGTTCGGCGCTTGGGCTTCCGCGGCTCCTCGTCCTCCACCGTCCTACTAA